The stretch of DNA AGTCCCCGAAGCCAAGGCCATCGGTCAAACCGGCCGTGTGACTGAGAAGTCGCCGCGCGGTGACTTCACGCGAATCGAACGCGGTTGATGGAAGGTGCCATCGCGTGAGGTAGCCCTCCAACCGGTCGATCGAGGTCCAGCTTGCCTTGCTCCAACAGCTTCATGACGGCATGTGCCGGGATCCACTTGCTCACGGACGCGGTGGCGAAGACGCTATTCCGGTCGATGGTGTCGCGACTCGCGGAATAGAACTCAGCGCCGATGGCGCCTCTCCTGATCAGGATGACGGCAGTGTTGGCGCGATTCCCCGCGTTGATGATGGGGATGGCGGCTTGCATGAAGGCGCGGGGATCATCCGTGGGCGCAAGCGGTCGCCGCCACCAGCCAAAGAGTGCGCCACCGAGAATCCCGGCGGCCCACAAGATGACCAGCAGCACGGTCACGCCGGCGCGTTTCACCATGGGGATCCTTGGCCTCCAGCATCTGTTGCGGCCTCATCACGCGAGCGCCCTAACGACGCAAGCCCCGCACGACCACGCGTTCGACGTCATCGGCATCGAACGACACACCGGCCACATAGTCGCGCCCGAACTCGAACGGCGCAAACCGACGCGGGAGCGTCACCTCGGCCCGCCACGTACCGTCCGGTGCGAACACGCTCCACGTCTGCGGCGTCGTGGGGGCGAGGGGCGCCCCGGGACCCGGCAGGCCGAAGCCGGGATCAAAGGGACCGACCCACAACTCACCATCGGGCCCGAACACGAGACGACTGAAGGCGGGAGCGGTGCTCGCGAATGGGAACGCCTGCACCGCCGTCGTCATCTGCTGGCGTACGGCCGGCGGGGCGTCCCGGTTGGCGTCGAGGTACGCCTGACGCACCAGGGCGCGCTCCTCCTCGCGAATAGCGCGCGGCGCGATGTCGCGGCTGATGCGGACGCGCGCACGCCCCGTGGGCCCGTAGCAGGTGAGCACCAGCCGATCAGAGTATCCGGCGCACGCGCTGGAGTCGGACGCGGCGACCACGCCTTCCGCCTCGAGCAGCTGACGGGCGGGGGTGCCGTTGATCGGGCTTGTCCGGTATCCGGGCATCGTGACAAGGGGAGCAGCGGAGTCGCCCGCGGCGTCGGCGACCGTGAGCGTGTAGAAGATGATCTGGCGCTCACGCTCGGCCATCGGCGCGCCATCCGTGACGAGTACGTAGGACGTCGCGCCCGCGCCAAGACCGATGCGTTGCGGGGTGCGACTCCCGGCGCGGCGCGCCGGTCGCAGGCTACGAACCAAGCGGCCGGATGGCTCGAAGACATGGGCGCGCGAGTCCCCGTCGACGCCGACCAGCGTGTCGCCCCCGCCGCAGCAGTCGGGTGATCCGGCGAAACTCACCGGGCCGCTCCCCGCCCGTCCCAATGCACGCACGAACCGCCCATCGCGTGAGAACACGCGGATCTCGTTGCTGGCGCCGTTCGCGACGGCCACGCCGCCATCCGCGAGACGAACCACACCACGCACGGCTGCAAACTCGCTCGCGGGGTCGTCGGTCACGCCGAGTTCAAGAAGGGGCTGTGCGCTCAGGCTCCAGATCGCGCGCGGCTTCGCGCTCTGCGAATAGGTGGCGAGGCGCACACCGGCGCTGTCACGCGTGGCTTGTGCAAGGCCGACGGGGGACCAGGAGGCCAGCGCGAAGAGCGTCACGGCGAGTAGCAGACGCAGGGACATGAGCAATCGGGTGGTAGTGCGACCGAAGGCCGGGTTGAGTTGCGGCCGAACGTTGGCACGATGCGATCTCGAGAGGTAGTCTCAATGGCGCCCGCGATGTGACAGGACTCGACCCTTACGGACACGACCGCATGACGCACGGACGACGCTCACCCTGGCTTTCCCCTCTCGTGGTTTGCCATTCTCGCGTTCACCTCGTCGCGCCGTGGACCACGTCGGCGGACGCCCAGACGCGCCGCCACGAAGAACCCGCTGGCCGGATTCGACCAGTACGTCATGGCGGCGATGAAGCAGTGGAAGGTGCCGGGCTCGCGATTGCGGCTGTCCGGGGCGACTCGGTGATCATGCTCAAGGGCTACGGCGTCCGCACGGTCGGCGGGACCGACTCGGTGAACGCCCAGACGATGTTCGCGATCGGCTCCTCCTCGAAGGCCTTTACCGCCGCGACGCTCGAGATGCTCGCCGACGAGGGGAGAATCCGCTTCGACAATCGCTGACCGAGTACCTCCCGTGGTTCGAGATGTACGACCCGTGGGTCACCCGCGAGATCACGGTGCGCGATCTCCTGCTGCATCGCAGCGGGATGAGCCGCGGCGACAACATCTGGTATGCCACCACGAACAGTCGGGAGGACATCGTCCGGTCGATCCGACGACTCGCGCCGACCACCAGCTTTCGCTCGCACTTCCAGTACCAGAACCTGATGTACATCACCGCCGGCGAGGTGGCGCACGCGGTGACGGGACAGAGCTGGGACGACCTGATCAAGTCCCGGATCTTCGCACCCCTCCGCATGACGTCGTCCAACACGTCGGTAAGGGAGCTGGCAGGCAATCCGAACGTCGCCACCCCACACGCGGAACTCGGCGGTGTGGTCACGGCGATCCCGTATCGGAACATCGACAACGCGGGGGCAGCCGGGTCGATCAACTCCAACGCTGCCGACATGGCACAGTGGCTCCCGCTTGTGGATCAACAACGGCTCCTTCGAGGAAGCGATTGCTGAGCGACGCGATGGTGCGCGAGGCGACGGCCCCGCAGTTCACCGTCGATGATCCAGACATGATCGCCCGCCTGATGTCGCCCCGCTTTCTGGGTTACGGCTTCGGGTGGTTTGTCGAGGACTTCCGCGGCCAGCGCTGGGTGAACCACGGCGGCAACATCGACGGGATGGCGGCCATGGTTGGATTCCTCCCCGAAAGCAGGATCGGGATGGTCATCCTCACCAACATGAACCAGTCCGACGTCACCCTCCCGTTGATGGCCAACGCCTTCGATCGGCTCCCGGGATATCCCCAGCCAAGGACTACAACGCCGAGTACTACGCGGCCGAGCAGGCCGACCAGGCTCGGCGTCGGGCCGCCGCGAAGCCTCCGGTCAAGGTCGAGGGGACCAAGCCGTCGCTTCCGCTCGAGGCATACGCCGGGACCTACACGGACAGCTTCATGGGAACGGCCACCGTACGGTTGGACGGCGGGAAGCTCTTCATCAAGTACGACAAGAGCGCGATCGTCGGTGAGCTCGAGCATTTTCCACTTCGACTCATTTGTCGCGACGATGAACGATGCGATCATGGGGAAGATGCCGGTGACCTTCAAGATCGGCACTAGCGGCAAGGTCGTCGCCATGCAGTTCCCGCTGGCCTCTGCCGACTGGATCAAGCGGTAGGGCCGTGCTACGGCGAGGATACGCGCGGGCGAGGTACCCGCTTACCCCCGCGACGAGTACCAGCGGCAGCACCATGTCGAGGAGGAGGCCTGTAAGCCCTGTCGCTTCCAAGCGCGCGGCCCCATTGCCGGGCACGAGGAGCCCCGGGCCGAGCGGTCCGGTCGAGAACAGGCATACGAGACCAAGTTCCACCCGAGATGGAGGCCGATCGGGCGCGATGGACTTCGTCTTGGCGAAGGCCAGCGCGAACATGAAGCCGAACGCGCCAGTCAAGACGAAGATGAAGGCCATCATGACCGGATTCCCAACAATGCCGTAGGAGAACCAGTGGTAGACACCGAACGCCGCCGCCGCGAGCAGCACGCCGCGGCGCGCGCCGAGCCGGCGGATGGCCTGGTACAACAGATACCCGCGAAAGAGCAGCTCCTCGTAGAGCACGGAGTTCACGTTCCAGCGCACGCTTCGTATGAGCAACGCGGCGTCTGCCGCGGGATTCAGTCGCCATGGCACGTCGGCGACCGCAGCGTGCCCGAGTTGCTGCACGACGACGGCGAGACCAGCCACGAGAAAGCCCGCCCCGAACTGGCGCATGCGCAAAACCGGCGCGTCCAGACCGAGAGCGTCGAGGCCCTTCCCTCGAGTCGAAGAAGGATCCACGAGACGGTCAGCAGGAGTGGGCCGATCATCGCAGGGGGATGTTGGAGCAGTGCTAGGGGCTGACGTCTCCCCATTACGAGCGCGTTCGGGTTCTGTTTCGCCGCCGAACGCTCCGGGGCAGTGGCGGCACGAAGCGCCGGCCGCTGCAACCGCTGGTTAGTCCGCCCCACGCAAGGTTTGACCAATCGTGCCATCAGCCGGTCGCCGCATTGCGCTCCGCGGTCATTGGACGTGCGCTGCGTGATCGGCGATGAGGGCGGCCAGAAGGTCCTTGAATGGGGCCTCGACCACGCCGTCGCTCACGTTCGTCACGAGCAGCACCGCGAAATCCTTGCGCGGCGCGAGAGTCGCCTCCGCCAACCAGAAGTTGTTGCTACCGAGGTGCCGCAGGAGTCGCCCCCCGGCCCATTCCGCTTCGGTCACGACCCATCCGGGTGCGTAGCCCCAGTCACTCCCACCAGGAGAGTGGAGGCGCTGCCAGGTCGCCTGCTTGAGGAAGCGCTGATCACCGCGCGCTCCGCGAAGGTGGGCCGCGACGAATCGGGCCCAGTCAGCGAGGGTCGTGTGGATCGTTCCCGCCGGTCCGGTGGCGGCGGGATTGTCGGCGTTCGGACCGAGGGCGACGGGCGACCATCCATCCGCTCCACGAGTGTGTCCCAACGGTTGATTCAACGGTCCCGGCGTGCCTGGCGCGCCGA from Gemmatimonadota bacterium encodes:
- a CDS encoding serine hydrolase; amino-acid sequence: MVKRAGVTVLLVILWAAGILGGALFGWWRRPLAPTDDPRAFMQAAIPIINAGNRANTAVILIRRGAIGAEFYSASRDTIDRNSVFATASVSKWIPAHAVMKLLEQGKLDLDRPVGGLPHAMAPSINRVRFA
- a CDS encoding serine hydrolase, whose protein sequence is MEGAGLAIAAVRGDSVIMLKGYGVRTVGGTDSVNAQTMFAIGSSSKAFTAATLEMLADEGRIRFDNR
- a CDS encoding beta-lactamase family protein, with the translated sequence MTEYLPWFEMYDPWVTREITVRDLLLHRSGMSRGDNIWYATTNSREDIVRSIRRLAPTTSFRSHFQYQNLMYITAGEVAHAVTGQSWDDLIKSRIFAPLRMTSSNTSVRELAGNPNVATPHAELGGVVTAIPYRNIDNAGAAGSINSNAADMAQWLPLVDQQRLLRGSDC
- a CDS encoding DUF3471 domain-containing protein, with the protein product MGEPRRQHRRDGGHGWIPPRKQDRDGHPHQHEPVRRHPPVDGQRLRSAPGISPAKDYNAEYYAAEQADQARRRAAAKPPVKVEGTKPSLPLEAYAGTYTDSFMGTATVRLDGGKLFIKYDKSAIVGELEHFPLRLICRDDERCDHGEDAGDLQDRH
- a CDS encoding CPBP family intramembrane metalloprotease, whose translation is MRQFGAGFLVAGLAVVVQQLGHAAVADVPWRLNPAADAALLIRSVRWNVNSVLYEELLFRGYLLYQAIRRLGARRGVLLAAAAFGVYHWFSYGIVGNPVMMAFIFVLTGAFGFMFALAFAKTKSIAPDRPPSRVELGLVCLFSTGPLGPGLLVPGNGAARLEATGLTGLLLDMVLPLVLVAGVSGYLARAYPRRSTALPLDPVGRGQRELHGDDLAASADLEGHRHLPHDRIVHRRDK